Part of the Zhongshania aliphaticivorans genome, GACGTCAACAACAAGCCCGTCACGATAAAACTCAACGGTAAATTTAAGGTGACTAGCACCGTCAGCGCGATTAGTTTTTCAGGTGCTTTTTCTATTGAAGATGAACGCCAGCAAATTCTAGCGCAGAGTACTAAAAGCAAGTGGCGTGGCAAATACAGCAATGTTCACCCATTTCAAGCCCCGTTATTAATGACTTTAAATGGCAAAAATCAATACTTACAATATCGCCGGAATATCAGTCCAAAAGGCAGACCAGAGACCTACCCAATTATTCATCGTAACTTGGCAGGGCCGTTTACAATCAAAGCCGGCTTTCTTGAAGGTCTGCCACGCGGGGTAATAAAGATCAGCGCGGTTAACGATCAGAACAAGTATTTTGCCGTTGAGAGGCAATATTTTAACTACCAGATTACTCCACAGCCGGTGCATTATTTTTATTATGAGCCAGGCACGTTTTCAAATATTGAGCTACTTGGCAACTGTGATCACGCACCTAACCTCACTGTGCCACAGCATTTATTACAAGTGTTTGTTTACGATTGTGCAAAAACGCAATTCTATGCCCTAAGCGAGGATTATCCCGAGTCAGTGTTAGAGATTTCTACCCGGGATATCGACAATGGAGGCATCTTCCATCGTCTACGAATTTATCAGCATGGGGTCATCACTGAGGCTAATGTGAACGTCGATGCACTTTACGAAGGAAAATGGCTGTATCACGGTCCCTTAACAACCATGTTTTACGGCAACCTGAATCATTATCAAATGTATGAATTAGGAAAGCCCATTGGTATTGGTATTAAGATGGATGAAAATGGCGCTAATTTTGTGAGTGCAAATCAAGGTGATAGCGGTATAGACCTTCCTGATAGCGGGTTGAGAAACAGTATAGAAAGCCAATATCTATGGTATAAACAGCGTGTGGATGAACACTTTTCATCACTGCTGAGTAGCGTCATTTTATCGCCAAGTGAGCTTAATAAGTTAAAAGCTGATTTATTAAAAGATATAAATGAAAATAAACCACTTGCAAAAGACGGTCAGGTAGCCGGGTTGCCGGGGCTCTGGGAAAGCTGGCAGCGGCAAAGCATTGCGCAACTCAGCACTTGGCAAAATAGCAAAGAATCTCCACTGGCATTAAAGCGGCAAATTTTAGAAAACTTGGAAAAATGGTATGAGCAAAGTGAGGTTTTACTTTTAGCCGAATCCTCGCAACGCTGTGCACGTGCTGGCAAAAGCCTTAACAGCCAAGACTGGCGCTGCGAACTTCGCCCAAACAGCGAACTTATACAGGTGTGTGAGCGTTATTTTGATGTGCAAAAATGCCAAACTATGAGTGATAATTTTGTCCGCAGTCAAAATAAAACAAAGTAAAGCGTGGCAATCTTTCCATACTATCCATACAAAATGGGCAATTAGATAATACAATGGGCGATCAACTCCATTGTTCCATTTACAGCAGTACAGGCAGCAATCTACATGTGGTTTAAAAATCTTTTGATCTACCGTTTTACCAAGCCTTTCACATTGACAGCAGAAGAGGTTAATACAAAATTAGCTGAAAAATGCTTTGCACCCTGCAATAGCCAAGACGTATCCAGTTACGGCTGGGCAATGCCACTAGGCAATCAAGGCAGCGAATATATTCATGCCACCAATGGCTGCATAATGATCTGCGCGCAGAAACAAGACAAAATTTTGCCAGCGTCCGTAGTCAACGATGTGTTAGCCGATAAGATAGAAGAAATTAAAGAGGCCGAAGACCGTATTCCTGGCCGCAAAGAACGCACTGAGCTAAAAGAAGAAATCACATTCTCTTTAATCCCCAGAGCCTTTACGCGCACCAATCGGGTGTTTGCCTACATTGCACCTGAGCAAGGCTTGCTTGTTGTAAATAGCGGCTCACATAATCGCGCTGAAGAACTGCTTAACTTCTTGCGTGAGTCGCTAGGCAGTTTGCCGCTGATACCCGTAAAAGCAAAAAACGTAGCACAACATCAAATGACCGAATGGCTTACCCAAGGCAGCGCGCCGACTGGCTTTGAGCTAGGTGGTGAATGTGAGCTTAGAGACAAAGCTGACGAAAGCGCAGTAATTCGCTGTAAAAATCAAAATCTATGCGCCTCTGAAATAACCAACCATATTGAAGCGGGCATGTTCGTTAATAAAATAGCCTTGCGCTGGACTGGCGACATTGAATTCATTGTCGATGACCAGCTCACCATCAAGCGTCTTAATTTTGGTGACCTAATACAAGACAAAATTGGAGATGTGAACACGGAAAGCGCAGCCGAACAGTTCGATGTCGATTTTGCGATTATGAGCGCCGAATTCGCTAAATTTATTCCAGCGGTATTAGAAGCTTTTGGCGGTGAAGACCTCAGTGATATAGGTGAGGTTATTACTAGCGCAGCGTAAGGATATTTAATGAACGCTGTGTTTGAATCATTTTTTGAACACAGTATTAAAGGCGCATGCTGAAAAGCATAGCGCCTTTTTTCATCATAATACTGTTTAATATTTAAGCTGTGTTGCTTACTTATGACGCGTTCATCTTCTCTGTCAGCTTCTGGAATTCAGAGCGCACATCTTCGTTTTTGAATACCCGAATGTCGGGCATCTGTATACCCATCAAGGTTTCAAAGGTATTTCGGCCTTCACGAATCATGCTGACTACAGCGGAGCTCAAACTGACAGTGCGGTAGGTATTGTCAGCCACCAAGCCTTCCTTACTGGCAATGTCCCGCGCCTTTTCAACTTTAGCTTTCTGGTCCTTCAGCATCTTTGTGTACAGTTCTATCACTTCAATGGTGAGTTTATTGGCTTGAACATTTGCCTTTAATATGTCGACATTGACGCCATTTTTCATCAACAAGCGTGATTCTTTGATATTCGCGTTGGCTTCATCTTTATAAGCGACGAGTTTGGGCAGGTAGTGTTCATCAACCCGTGCAATAAAGGTGTCCTGCATAGTGGTTACTATCCGGTACAGAATAACGACCATACCGTAATACTTTTTTGCATGTTCCAAGCTCTCTGAGGTTTCATTGCTAAGGGCTTCAAGCTGGTCAGTTACGTCTTTAATTGTCCGAAAAACCACTGACATTGAAATTATGTCATCACCCACAACAGACGACATTAATGTTTCAAGCTGCTCAGTGTTTACAGTTACGCCTATACTTGCAAGAGCTTGGCGGAGCTCATCCTTAATACTGGCAAGATCACTTTTGTAAGCTGCTAAATCCTTTTCAGCTGCTTCAATTAACTGGTCGTAGTCACCTTTGGTTGAGGCGACAAAGCGCTTGAGGGTTTGTGTCGGCGTTACACTGCCAACCATTGATTTACCCGAGGTGGGGGCAAGGATTCGCTTGGATTTATAGCCGACTATATCGCTATTTACCTGCTCAATTTTACGTTCAAGTTTTCGGTACTGTGTTCTCAGCTCCTTAATGGTTTTAGAGCCAAGCATACCAATGGCCTCATCGACCAATTTGTCGATATCTGATTGCGCATCTTCCATATCTCGCCCTAGAAACTTGGACTCTTCCAGAGTGGGTAATTCATCATGCACCGCCAGTGCGTTTCCTAGTACCTTCAGTAAGTCCGAAAGATCGTAAGAGACCACATCATCTGCTGATGTTTCCATGTCAGAGGCAATCGCTGAAAAAGAGAAAAGTGAAATAAGCAAAATTGCGGGTAGGCTGCGCAGCATCATTACTTCGTCGTCCTTGAATAAATACATTATGCAGCATCAAGCTGCTGTTTCTTTTGAGATTCTAACCCAGATTTGATAATGAGGCCTTATTTGCTAAGGCTTTCTGTTAGATGTCATGTTCGCGTTTTGCACTCAAAGGAAGTTTTCAGAACATCGCTTAAGTAAAGGGCTTACCAAACTAGCCGTAGCTGATAGAATCCCCGCATAATGACAAGCCAGCGCAATGATGAGTTAGCGCTAAGTCCATCATGTTTAAGGGAAGCACCATGGCCGGGAAGTCCAGCAGTAGCGCCACCAAACCAACTAAAACTAAACCTACCGCCAAACAAAAGAGCTTTGAACAAAACCTCTGGGATACCGCCGACAAATTGCGCGGTACGGTTGAGTCGTCTGAATACAAACACGTCATCCTGAGTCTTATCTTTCTCAAGTTTGTTAGCGACAAGTTTGAAGAGCGCAAGCAGCAATTAATTGCTGAAGGGCAGGGCGACTATGTAGACATGGTGGAGTTTTACACCATGCACAATGTCTTCTATTTGCCCGAGACAGCCCGCTGGTCGTTTATACAAAAGCAGGCCAAGCAAGACGACATTGCCGTTAAAATAGACACCGCCTTACATACTGTCGAGAAGTCCAACCCCTCACTAAAAGGCGCTTTGCCAGACAACTACTTCTCGCGCCTTGGTATAGACGGCAGCAAGCTCGCAGCGCTGATCGACTCCATCAACAACATCGACACCCAAGAAGACAAAGAAGAAGACGTAGTAGGTCGGGTTTACGAATACTTCCTTGGCAAGTTCGCAGCGACTGAAGGCAAGGGCGGCGGCGAGTTTTATACCCCCAAGTGCATCGTTAATTTACTGGCTGAAATGATTGAACCCTATCAGGGTAAAATCTACGATCCCTGCTGTGGCTCAGGCGGTATGTTTGTGCAGTCGGTTAAGTTTGTAGAAAACCACCAAGGCAATACCAAAGACATCTCCATCTATGGGCAAGAACAAACCAGCACCACCTATAAACTGGCTAAGATGAACCTAGCGATACGCGGCATCTCTGGTAACTTGGGCGACGTAGCCGCAGACACCTTCTTTAAAGACCAGCACCCAGACCTAAAAGCCGATTTCATCCTGGCTAATCCGCCATTCAACCTAGACCAGTGGCGGGCAACAGATGAACTCACCGACGACCCGCGCTGGTCAGGCTACGACGTACCACCGGTAGGCAACGCCAACTACGCGTGGATACTACACATGGTGTCCAAACTGTCAGAGAACGGCGTTGCAGGCTTTGTACTCGCCAACGGCTCCATGAGCACCAACACCAAAGGCGAAGGTGCGATCCGCCAAAAGCTGATAGAGAACGACCTAGTAGATTGCATGATCGCGCTGCCGGGCCAACTGTTTTACACCACCCAAATACCCGTGTGTTTATGGTTCATCACCAAAAACAAAAAAGCCCAAACCATCAAAGGCCACTCAGAAAGTAACCACCGCGACCGCCAAGGCGAAACCCTGTTTATAGACGCCCGCAACATGGGCAGTATGATGGATAGAACTCATAAAGAACTGACCGCTGATGATATCAAAACCATCGCCGACACCTACCACCTCTGGCGAGGCGAAGCCGCTGCCTCAGATGCCCAAGAAGCCCTTGGCAGTCATTCCCGTGAAAAC contains:
- the rdgC gene encoding recombination-associated protein RdgC, whose translation is MWFKNLLIYRFTKPFTLTAEEVNTKLAEKCFAPCNSQDVSSYGWAMPLGNQGSEYIHATNGCIMICAQKQDKILPASVVNDVLADKIEEIKEAEDRIPGRKERTELKEEITFSLIPRAFTRTNRVFAYIAPEQGLLVVNSGSHNRAEELLNFLRESLGSLPLIPVKAKNVAQHQMTEWLTQGSAPTGFELGGECELRDKADESAVIRCKNQNLCASEITNHIEAGMFVNKIALRWTGDIEFIVDDQLTIKRLNFGDLIQDKIGDVNTESAAEQFDVDFAIMSAEFAKFIPAVLEAFGGEDLSDIGEVITSAA
- a CDS encoding type I restriction-modification system subunit M — its product is MAGKSSSSATKPTKTKPTAKQKSFEQNLWDTADKLRGTVESSEYKHVILSLIFLKFVSDKFEERKQQLIAEGQGDYVDMVEFYTMHNVFYLPETARWSFIQKQAKQDDIAVKIDTALHTVEKSNPSLKGALPDNYFSRLGIDGSKLAALIDSINNIDTQEDKEEDVVGRVYEYFLGKFAATEGKGGGEFYTPKCIVNLLAEMIEPYQGKIYDPCCGSGGMFVQSVKFVENHQGNTKDISIYGQEQTSTTYKLAKMNLAIRGISGNLGDVAADTFFKDQHPDLKADFILANPPFNLDQWRATDELTDDPRWSGYDVPPVGNANYAWILHMVSKLSENGVAGFVLANGSMSTNTKGEGAIRQKLIENDLVDCMIALPGQLFYTTQIPVCLWFITKNKKAQTIKGHSESNHRDRQGETLFIDARNMGSMMDRTHKELTADDIKTIADTYHLWRGEAAASDAQEALGSHSRENGNPALYQDIAGYCKTTTLDDIKANDYVLTPGRYVGAAAIEDDGIPFETKMTELSQTLYQQMDEAEKLDAVIRENLAGLGYGE